Proteins from one Antennarius striatus isolate MH-2024 chromosome 12, ASM4005453v1, whole genome shotgun sequence genomic window:
- the LOC137604762 gene encoding fas apoptotic inhibitory molecule 1-like isoform X1 codes for MSNDLAGVWEVALSDGVHRIEFEHGTTTGKRVVCVDGKVNSSVVFWGISARFHSRLFFLVWQEILRRDWMFKLVGKETFSVGQSDTKATINIDAISGFAYEYTLEINGKSLKKYMENRSKVTSTWVLNLDGTDCRVVLEKDTMDVWCNGQNIETAGEFVDDGTETHFTLGDHNCCVKAVSSGKKRDGIIHTLIVDGTEIAESTE; via the exons ATGTCGAATGATCTTGCTGGCGTGTGGGAGGTCGCGCTGAGCGACGGAGTCCACAGGATCGAGTTCGAACACGGAACGACAACCGGGAAGAGGGTCGTCTGTGTTGACGGAAAGGTAAACAGTTCGGTTGTGTTTTGGGGGATCTCAGCTCGGTTCCATTCGCGGCTGTTCTTTCTGGTCTGGCAGGAGATCCTGAGACGAGACTGGATGTTCAAACTAGTGGGGAAGGAGACGTTCAGTGTGGGCCAGTCGGACACCAAGGCTACCATCAACATTGACGCCATCAGCGGCTTTGCCTACGAGTACACGCTGGAGATCAACGGGAAGAGCCTGAAGAAATACATGGAgaacaggtcaaaggtcaccagcACCTGGGTCCTCAATCTGGACGGGACTGACTGCAGGGTGGTCCTGG AGAAAGACACCATGGATGTTTGGTGTAATGGACAAAACATTGAGACTGCA GGGGAGTTTGTTGATGATggcacagaaacacatttcacGCTTGGAGATCACAATTGCTGCGTGAAAGCCGTGAGCAGCGGGAAGAAAAGAGACGGCATCATTCACACGCTGATCGTGGATGGGACGGAGATAGCCGAAAGCACAGAGTGA
- the LOC137604762 gene encoding fas apoptotic inhibitory molecule 1-like isoform X2, giving the protein MSNDLAGVWEVALSDGVHRIEFEHGTTTGKRVVCVDGKEILRRDWMFKLVGKETFSVGQSDTKATINIDAISGFAYEYTLEINGKSLKKYMENRSKVTSTWVLNLDGTDCRVVLEKDTMDVWCNGQNIETAGEFVDDGTETHFTLGDHNCCVKAVSSGKKRDGIIHTLIVDGTEIAESTE; this is encoded by the exons ATGTCGAATGATCTTGCTGGCGTGTGGGAGGTCGCGCTGAGCGACGGAGTCCACAGGATCGAGTTCGAACACGGAACGACAACCGGGAAGAGGGTCGTCTGTGTTGACGGAAAG GAGATCCTGAGACGAGACTGGATGTTCAAACTAGTGGGGAAGGAGACGTTCAGTGTGGGCCAGTCGGACACCAAGGCTACCATCAACATTGACGCCATCAGCGGCTTTGCCTACGAGTACACGCTGGAGATCAACGGGAAGAGCCTGAAGAAATACATGGAgaacaggtcaaaggtcaccagcACCTGGGTCCTCAATCTGGACGGGACTGACTGCAGGGTGGTCCTGG AGAAAGACACCATGGATGTTTGGTGTAATGGACAAAACATTGAGACTGCA GGGGAGTTTGTTGATGATggcacagaaacacatttcacGCTTGGAGATCACAATTGCTGCGTGAAAGCCGTGAGCAGCGGGAAGAAAAGAGACGGCATCATTCACACGCTGATCGTGGATGGGACGGAGATAGCCGAAAGCACAGAGTGA
- the cxcr2 gene encoding C-X-C chemokine receptor type 1: protein MGLLLNDADFSAFYNSTIPAYDESSAPCSVTVPGFSSIGLMMAYMVVFVFSMVGNSVVVCVVCNMKNGRSSTDFYLMHLAMADLLFSITLPFWAISAHTGWIFGNVLCKVLSSLLETSMYGSVFLLVCISIERHFAIVRATRVLSSHHLWVKVTCGVVWVVALLLSLPVAIQKESMATQDLGQTICHEKLTGESGDHWRVSIHLLHHTLGFFLPLVMMSISYGWTLVTLLHTRNQKKHRAMCVILAVVLAFVLCWLPYNITVLIDTLIRGGALEVETCETLYIVEVILNVTQVLAFMHCAVNPVLYAFIGQKFRNHLLSILYKQGFIRNRVFRTHSGSSTGIIRSRNTSTT, encoded by the coding sequence ATGGGATTGCTGCTCAATGATGCTGACTTCAGTGCATTTTACAACTCTACAATTCCTGCGTATGACGAATCCTCCGCTCCATGCAGTGTAACAGTGCCTGGATTCAGCAGCATCGGTCTGATGATGGCATACATGGTGGTTTTTGTCTTCAGTATGGTAGGAAAcagtgtggttgtctgtgtggtTTGCAATATGAAGAACGGAAGAAGCAGCACAGACTTCTACCTGATGCACCTGGCGATGGCAGACCTTCTCTTCAGTATCACTCTCCCATTCTGGGCCATCAGTGCTCACACTGGTTGGATCTTCGGCAACGTCCTCTGCAAAGTCCTGTCGAGCTTGCTCGAGACATCGATGTACGGTAGCGTCTTCCTGCTGGTGTGCATCAGCATTGAGCGTCATTTTGCCATCGTGAGAGCAACACGTGTTCTGTCCTCCCATCATCTGTGGGTGAAAGTGACATGCGGGGTGGTGTGGGTGGTAGCCCTGCTGCTGTCCCTACCTGTGGCAATTCAGAAAGAGAGCATGGCCACCCAAGACCTAGGTCAGACCATTTGCCATGAAAAGCTAACTGGTGAGAGCGGTGACCACTGGCGTGTCAGCATACATCTTTTGCATCATACGTTGGGCTTCTTCCTTCCACTGGTGATGATGTCTATCAGCTATGGATGGACTTTGGTGACGCTGCTCCACACACGTAACCAGAAGAAACACAGGGCCATGTGTGTCATCCTGGCAGTGGTGCTGGCATTTGTTCTCTGCTGGCTGCCTTACAACATAACTGTACTGATTGACACCTTAATCCGAGGAGGAGCGTTGGAAGTGGAAACTTGTGAAACTCTCTATATTGTTGAGGTCATACTAAACGTGACACAGGTGTTGGCCTTCATGCACTGCGCTGTGAATCCAGTGCTGTACGCCTTCATTGGGCAGAAGTTTCGTAACCACTTACTGTCGATTCTTTACAAACAAGGCTTCATCAGAAACAGAGTCTTTCGTACACACTCTGGTAGCAGCACAGGGATCATCAGATCTAGAAACACCTCTACCACTTAG